From the genome of Clavelina lepadiformis chromosome 2, kaClaLepa1.1, whole genome shotgun sequence:
AACGTAGTTtagaataattaattagcGTAGGGacaataatttaattggtCGTTTAACGGTATAACCCACACTTCAACCGTCGTTCATGCACACAAGGCTAAATGACATTGCTAACTGCGCATATCAACCCTATGGAGTTCATTGCTCAGTGTTGGCCAGACAAATAGCGGGTGTGATTGAACTTATATTATCAAACTAAATTATAGTTAGAGCATAGGTTACATAAAGTAGCTTGTTGGATGTGTGCATTGCCGTCTTAAGACTGTAGTTAATAAGCGTTAATGGGTTGGCGGGTCATCTTTAAATATACGCGCACATCCTCGCCAAGGGACATGGCTGCAAACTTAATATAGTCAGAGCAAGTTGACTGTATGCTATTGAGTTGATTAGTGAATATCTGTACAGTTCGTTACCACTTACCAAACTTTgttattataatatttatattaGTAAGTCAGAATACTCAGGCATTATTACAAAGATTATATCAGAAGTAAAATGAgactaaaataacaaaaatgtcCAGTTCCTTCTGTTATGCTTGCGTTCAGACTTTCAAGGCAGTAATAGTATAGGAATTGCCGCCAACGGTTTATATGTACACACTTgttgaaaagtaaaaattattatgtGACCTGATAATCAAGTTAGCCCCTTTATCAGAGAAGGATAGAGTTCAATAAGCCTGAAAACGTTGCTACTTAAGGTAGTTCAAAGTGCGTTTATGAAACTTAAATGCTTGTTGCTAATTGCAGGAATAGACTTATATTCTTGTGAGCATGCTATGTCTATGAAACTATTGCACATGCATTTCTTTTTAGCTTTAGGCTTGCTTTGCTGTCAGATCAAGGTATTTGAAAATCTGTCGACAAGTTAGCCTCATACAGACAGCTGTTTGACATTCAGTTCAGCCCATGAGGATGCGTCCTTAGATAAATAACTTttggctgtcactatttcactggaaaaaatgTACTGTATGTTTCAAGCTATATTGTTTGGTTGCTTGTAAATCCAACCTGAAAGTTATAACTACAGTAGATAAAATAGGCTAATGTTCAAAAATGAGTTAAGCTTAGAAACTCCTATAATAGAGTATAATACTTTTAAACGCATTTACGGAGTCTACGgtattttaaagtttattgaGTCCAGTTCTTTATTTTTACGTTTGATTTACGCAAAATTAGCTTTTTGCCAGTGTAATGAGAAAAGAACTATATAGACCTACGGTTTATGTCATgtaatgttagatattaatttatttgatcAAAAAGTTCAATGTGTTTGTGATCGTTCAAGAGTGTGAGAAACATGTAGATTTCAgaacatttttcatgtttgttaGAGAAATAAAGCAACATTTTAGATCCAAAAGTGAAGTGGTGAAAGGTGGCGAAGTGAAAAAAGTGGCGCAAGTTGTctatttttaagttcaaaaatccagttttatgaaacaaataaaaagcgTTTTAGTTCCAAATAATTCCTCTAGttaaatcaaattaaaaattgcaaaactgATCATAAATTCCTAGACCTAACAAAAATGTatctttaattttaatctaTTTTCAGTTGATAAATCATTAGTATCAAGTTTTAGGCtacgtatttttttcaaaacgtgTACTGCGTAACCTGTACATATATGATGAATGATCACTTCCGATAACTTTCTACAGATAAGCAAGTAATTTGTGTATATGATTCAAAAGTTTcagcaaaacacaaaaaactaatcCATAAAGAGTGtagttttgaacaatatgtcAACGAAACTAAgtggttaatttttttaatttgcccCTCTTCAGTTTAAGATGATTCACAgtgttattttaaacatatgACACTGCAAAATGTCTGAAGCAGTTACGGAAGAACGTGTGCCGGTTCCAGACACGCAGCAAAGTGATACTATGCCTGGCCCTCAAGGAGACACCTTAAAAAGTTACAAGGTTACAACAACCAAAGTTATACAGGGGGAACCGGTAAATACGCTGCAAATTTTGTGCTTTTCAAAACCAAGAGGTTGTACttgttgtgcttttttgtttttgcatacGATAGAAGTTTGCATACGATCGATATGCGACCATAAAGTCGGTGGGACTGGGATTGTTGATTGTCGCTCTTATTGTGGACGCAGCATGCAGGATTCGACTAGTCGTGGATCATGTAAGATTCTTGTGAAAGCACACCTATAATAAGTGTTTATTAGCCCTATATtctatggtcgtaggtgatgaGTTGCTTTTAACAAGAACATCATGTGTTAATATCAGGGCTCTGACAGGAAATGGTACCTGCCCATGCTTATATTGTTATGCATTCTTATGGGACTGCAAGTTGTAGAAGCAATTCTTCTCATGTGCCTTGGTAAGTCCTTTTCCACCTATATGGCAATCATGTCTGTGCAGCTTAATCTTGGCAAAAACTTTGTACTTCAAAAGATCCACGATTAAAAGTGGAATTAAAATATGCAAGCGGCTATTTGTGTTCCGTGAACACGTAATGAACACAGGTCATAAAGGGACTTGCAAGTGGTAGGCTATAGCCAATTGCAATATCTGCACTTTCGTAATGTTTTA
Proteins encoded in this window:
- the LOC143446130 gene encoding ninjurin-2-like, whose translation is MSEAVTEERVPVPDTQQSDTMPGPQGDTLKSYKVTTTKVIQGEPKFAYDRYATIKSVGLGLLIVALIVDAACRIRLVVDHGSDRKWYLPMLILLCILMGLQVVEAILLMCLGTQNVEYRDKQPSLTRTNIVSTIFAGLIAILNVIVLQIMGDAGVYPMYSVPNWNRTT